From the genome of Hippocampus zosterae strain Florida chromosome 8, ASM2543408v3, whole genome shotgun sequence:
GAGAGAAAGTCGTCGTCGCCGCCCGTGCCGCCACGTTCGCACTTCTGGAAACTCAACTTTCaccttttgaccttttttttgcctgctGGCCACGTTACGGATCTCTCGGTTCACACGTTCAACATCGGGTTCATCCTTCCTAGTTGTCGTTTGCCCCGCCCACCCCTGACCCCCTCCAAGCATTTCTTAATACTGAACTCAAAACCTCACCGGTATCACATTATCCGAGAATGGAACTGGTCTGCTTTGAAATATCACGTGTAtttaatgtccttttttttttttttttttaaataaaaagtgaAGACATTTGAAGATTGTgcatttgttcattttgtcGGCTGATGTTTCCGCGGCGTTTTCTTAAGATTCCGAGCAACAAATCCGCCGCTGTTTTTCCGCGAATGCAATCAGGCACCCCTCAGTCTCGGAATGTGTCAATAAGGATAAAGCAAAGGGTACAAAATttgtaaaagaataaaaataaatctgctGGTGCCAGGCGGGCTGGCAGCGGGCGGGCACGAGAGCTGGAAGCAAATTCCTGGGCCCCCACCAGGGCAAACACGGCAGGTCAAAAGGTAGCGCGCGGCTCAATGTCCTTGGCCCAACCGTCTAAAGTTAGATGAGTGAagacccaccccctccctcaccctGATAACgcgacacaaaaacacacccaaTATGCGAAGTGGGGTTAAgtcatatttttattaaatatatcgactatttttttttttctcctttaccTTACATTACAAAAGTGAGCGAGCATTTAGTCTCTTTGGAATTCGATATCAACAATACTCTCCAACAGCAGCATGTAGATCAGAACAGAGGCGCCACTTGCGAACCGCGTCATGGGTTGAACGTGTGGGACTCCCTTCTATGTGGTCATGTGTTCTTCATCGGAGCGAACGGCGACATACAAGGTAGAATGGCAACTGGCGGTGACGGACACCATCGAGAGAGGACACATAAATAGTGGAGGTAGGTCAATGTTGAGATACCCGTCTGAGCGGAGTTGCATTAACCGGACGCCGGCCCGTCATTACTATCGGCGCCGCGCGGAGCCGTGGGAAATGTTTGCCGAGACGAGGTCAATATTCCGATCCATCGGACGGTTGCGCAGTCACTCACAAGAGCTGATGGAGATTCACACGTCGGGCAACCAAAGACATTTGGATGGAAGCCAACAGAAGACGACAGACATTTGGGACACTCAGTGCTTTCATTCCTGCTCggtttgtcacaaaaaaaaaaaaaccttccggACAACTTAGAAGGTACAACGAGCTCAACTCTGCAATGGAGTTAGTCAGGGGGGGCAAGATAAATagatgcacattaaaaaaaaaatgacaacaacaacggtAACACGAAATGTTATAaataccaataataataataataataataataattgcacacacagaaaaaaaacagcacgaaTTCAACCCAGTAGAAATAAATAGAGCGAAAAGTAAATGTATCGATATTTTAAAATCTccattcagaaaaacaaaaatagattcTTTGCCTCTTCTCTTTGGGACAGACGTCGGAGAGGGAACGGGGGGGCGATGGCAGTCCCATAATGACAGTGTACCTGATTAAAACACCTCCCAAGGACCAGGTCAATAAATAAACCGCTATCAAAATGGAACGTCAGTGGCTCGCTTCTTTTCCTTTGGGAAGGACGCGCTCCTTCCTCCTTTTAAGAGCATTCGGAATCCGCCGCCAGATCGACGGAGCCGAGAATCTTCTTGCCGTTCCACGAGTTCACGCACCAGCATCGCCCCCTTGGACCTTCCAGAGACGATTCGCACTGCAGACCACcgacaattgtgtttttttagaATCAGTTGACCTTCTACGTCAAATTACGGCGACCGCTTTTTCATCAAGTTGGTCGCAGTTGACGCTCACGCTCATGCAACAGTGTGGCTGACGTCATCACGGCTGCGACTGCATCAACCGCAGGAGAGGGTGCCGGAACCCAGATcgcagttttagttttagtaccCTACCAGACGAGGTAGGGTACGGTTAAAACACGCAAAACGTGTACGCGTGTTTGTAACCGTACCCTACCTCGTCTGGTTttagcaacaaacaaaaaaaaacaccccacttTGTTTCATGAATTTAACGAACACCGCCCTTCGCTACCACTCGACTTGTTGGACCGCTGTCGCGTTTGTATTTTTGCAATGGACCAAGAGATCATTCGAACTCTGTCGGTCGAATGATCTCTGATACGTAGAGTCACAAAACACATGCAGGGTGATGTGGTCAGGATCCGTAGACCTCAAATTGTCTCACGAACACGCACGTTAACTGACCTGCTTGGGTTTGTAAAGGCCGCGCTTGTCACAGTTAGGGAGGTAGAATCTGGTCAGCTTGTCTCCTAGTTTCTGTTGGGATTTGGCAATCTTCTCCAAGGCTCTTTGCAGCTCGATATGACAAGGCGCCTGTGTGGGAGAAAGCAGGCGACGAAAAGCTTCCATCAAAAGCTCCGCACGTCGCAGGCTTTTCAAATAGTCCGCAGGCTCCCCCTAGCGGCGCCAAAGTCGTCGTGCCGCGGTTCGCGTCAAACTTTTAGCAACGTAATCCCGATGGATGAAATTGACCGCggtcccccccacacccaaacCGATCGAGTGCGCCGCTCACCTGCTCGACTGGTTTCTTGTGGATGGCGACGAGTTTGGCTTTCATGCTCTCCTGGGCGTCGGCAGCCGCCCTCGGATCGTATGGCTTATTCTGGCCGGGGAGGTAGTAACCGAAGCCGGGGTCCGAGACCACGGCGACATTTTCCATCTCGGCCTCTTGCTCGCCCTGATCTGGAGGAAGCACGTTTGAGTTAAAGTGACGCGGGACGGATCGGGCGTCGGAGTGGACCGCTCGGCGTATGAATTGACTTGGAGAAATGAGATCGAGTGGCcggcgaggaaaaaaaacggaagggACACAAAGTAGCGTGcgtcgcgtgtgtgtgcacgcgtgttaCCTTGTGTCTCGGGCTCGGCTGTCGGCTTCGGCTCGGAGCTCTCCGTGCACACGGCTTGCCCCCGAGTGAGCGAGTGCAGCGGTCGGGGGTCTCCGGGTCTCGGCGCGCACCGCAGTCCGGAGCCGCACGGCGCCGTGTAGATGCCGCACAGCTCGTCGGCCGCCAGGGCGCAGGCGGGACAGCATCCGCAGCCGGGCTCCCGCAGCACCTCCGCGCACCCGGGATCCACCGCGGGGCACTGGCTCAGCCTCTCGGGAGTGCACGGGGAGCATCGGATCGGCTGCGGCACCGCCACCGGGGACCCCAGCGTCCCCGCCGCCAGCACGGAGCacaccgccgccaccgccgccgccaccacgaCGCGTTTGACGTAAAATCCACCCGAAGGCATCTCGAAGTCTTTCCGCCGCACGATAGAAGAAGGCGATTGGAGCGCGATAGCGTGAATATTGACGAGGCTGCCACGGGGATCTCGCTCGGTAGACTGTTGCGTTTGATTTgaggggggttgaggggggggatgtcgaagtgtgtgttgCGCGCACGCAGCCCTCCCTATTTATAGCCGGCGTGTTTGACGCATCCGCGTTATGAATGATTTGAGAAAAGAAGGTGTAGTGATAGGCCGCGCTCCGATTGGCCCGCCGACGTCGGGGCCCGGCGCCTCATTTGAATACAACACACGTCAcgtcaaatatttatttgggaGCAGTATTCGCAGGCCGGTGACGACACGGGGGTTCGGACGCCACGCCGAAGCAACACTTGTGACTCACTCGAATCAAAATCTCCCACGACGATTTTCgcgtttttcccccccatcacgAGTTGGAATTTGCTCGCATGCGGATTTCTCGTTGAATTACCCGGTTTGAGTGGTGACGTGGTTCTTTCAGCGCTCGGATGAATGAGCCTCCTTTGTTtcgagtaacccccccccctgccaccccccccccccccccccccaccaccaccacctccacccccaTTCATTTTGTGCTCCGCAAACTTTGACCGTCCGTCCCGTTTGGGGAAACTCGCTGCGGTAACGAGCGAAAATGCGGTCGCGcacgtccgcccccccccccccccatgcgtgGGCCTTCGGAAAGGACACGCCGGTTCGAATTCGAGATAGGCAAGAACGCGTCCGTGCAGGGAGACGCCGATTGAGTCAAAAATAGTTGCGTCATTGACCGTCCCTGCTCGCGCCGTGTTGGGACTCGACGCGAGATTgaaacccgtttttttttttttttttgcgaatttGGCCTCCGACCAAGTCGAGTCCGGTTGAAAATGTCCAGTTTCCTCGTTTAGCAAGAGAAAAGAACTTGGGCCTGGGGGGGTGCTGACCTGACGTGTCCGCAGGCACGTCCCTCGGTCACCACCGGCTCTCTCTCTGCGGGGGGAGGAAGAAGCTTGGAGGGGCTGCCAACAAAACGGCGAGTCACGTTTCCGGGACGTCCGCCGAGTAACTTCGTTTGGGTCTCGGCGGACTCAATCG
Proteins encoded in this window:
- the igfbp1a gene encoding insulin-like growth factor-binding protein 1a, producing the protein MPSGGFYVKRVVVAAAVAAVCSVLAAGTLGSPVAVPQPIRCSPCTPERLSQCPAVDPGCAEVLREPGCGCCPACALAADELCGIYTAPCGSGLRCAPRPGDPRPLHSLTRGQAVCTESSEPKPTAEPETQDQGEQEAEMENVAVVSDPGFGYYLPGQNKPYDPRAAADAQESMKAKLVAIHKKPVEQAPCHIELQRALEKIAKSQQKLGDKLTRFYLPNCDKRGLYKPKQCESSLEGPRGRCWCVNSWNGKKILGSVDLAADSECS